In Paracoccaceae bacterium Fryx2, a single genomic region encodes these proteins:
- a CDS encoding gamma carbonic anhydrase family protein produces MIYALEGLVPEIDPEAWVAPDANLIGRVKLAAGVSIWFGATLRGDNEPILVGAGSNVQESCVLHTDMGYPLTIGADCTIGHRAMLHGCTIGDGSLIGMGATVLNGAVIGRGCLIGAGALVTEGKEIPDGSLVMGAPGRVVRVLDAQAQARLLASAAGYRANMRRFRDGLRPV; encoded by the coding sequence ATGATCTATGCGCTGGAAGGGCTGGTGCCCGAGATCGACCCCGAGGCTTGGGTTGCCCCCGATGCCAACCTGATCGGGCGGGTGAAGCTGGCGGCCGGTGTCTCGATCTGGTTCGGCGCCACCCTTCGCGGCGACAACGAGCCGATCCTGGTCGGGGCCGGGTCGAATGTGCAGGAGTCATGCGTGCTGCACACCGACATGGGCTACCCGCTGACCATCGGGGCAGATTGCACCATCGGGCACCGGGCGATGCTGCACGGCTGCACCATCGGCGACGGCTCGCTGATCGGCATGGGCGCCACGGTGCTGAACGGCGCGGTGATCGGCCGCGGCTGCCTGATCGGGGCGGGGGCACTGGTGACCGAGGGGAAAGAGATCCCCGATGGCTCGCTGGTGATGGGCGCGCCGGGCCGGGTGGTGCGGGTGCTGGACGCGCAGGCGCAGGCGCGCCTGCTGGCGTCGGCGGCAGGCTACCGCGCCAACATGCGGCGGTTCCGGGACGGGCTGCGGCCGGTTTGA
- a CDS encoding PAS domain-containing protein, giving the protein MGFAMIAEVRAYWEALRDGADLPRRAQIDPRGIEGALESAFLLERVAPGIARFRLAGMQLNDLMGMEVRGMPLSSFFEPGSRNRMAEGLEQVFSLPGALELRLEAERSLGRPALEARMLLLPLRSERGPVDLALGCLACEGQIGRSPRRFAIASQLVERLQSPVPVRPAPQPDARPLRKPAAVTGMSEAAAPFRPAPPRGKPNLRLVKSDE; this is encoded by the coding sequence ATGGGCTTTGCAATGATCGCCGAAGTCCGCGCCTATTGGGAGGCGCTGCGTGACGGGGCAGACCTGCCGCGCCGGGCGCAGATCGACCCGCGCGGCATCGAAGGGGCGCTGGAAAGCGCCTTTCTGCTGGAACGCGTCGCACCGGGCATCGCCCGGTTCCGTCTGGCGGGAATGCAGTTGAACGACCTGATGGGGATGGAGGTGCGCGGGATGCCGCTGTCCTCTTTCTTCGAGCCGGGCTCGCGCAACCGGATGGCCGAGGGGCTGGAGCAGGTCTTCAGCCTGCCCGGCGCACTCGAACTGCGGCTGGAGGCCGAGCGCAGCCTGGGCCGCCCGGCGCTGGAGGCGCGGATGCTGCTGCTGCCGCTGCGGTCCGAACGGGGGCCGGTGGACCTGGCGCTGGGCTGCCTTGCCTGCGAAGGCCAGATCGGGCGCAGCCCGCGCCGCTTTGCCATCGCCAGCCAGCTTGTGGAACGGCTGCAGTCGCCGGTGCCGGTCCGGCCCGCGCCGCAGCCCGACGCCCGGCCGCTGCGCAAGCCCGCCGCCGTGACCGGCATGTCCGAAGCGGCGGCGCCCTTCCGCCCGGCCCCGCCGCGCGGCAAGCCCAACCTGCGGCTGGTGAAATCGGACGAGTGA
- a CDS encoding ATP-binding protein, translating into MDGQLVRTMLEAVPLPLVLIGQSEKIVAANAPAVELFGAGIVGRHHVIAMRQPGLQSVIEGALMRGEAGQARHLVTGPTHEITYRVTVTPVAGEGLSGALCVFEDITEQQQIGQMRRDFVANVSHELRTPLTALVGFIETLKGAARDDAVARARFLTIMEREAGRMNRLVRDLLQLSRVEAEERQRPTERIDLAAILGMAVTALRPMAEEAGVVIEVTGIAGPLILPADADQMTQVFQNLIENAVKYGGPGKPVTIDVSRGQRDPALRGPAVRIDVIDRGEGIDEVHLPRLTERFYRVDNHRSREKGGTGLGLAIVKHIVHRHRGRFRIESVRGKGSRFTVILPEN; encoded by the coding sequence ATGGACGGGCAGCTTGTACGCACGATGCTGGAGGCGGTGCCGCTGCCGCTGGTGCTGATCGGCCAAAGCGAGAAGATCGTGGCGGCAAACGCGCCGGCGGTGGAACTGTTCGGGGCGGGAATCGTCGGTCGGCATCATGTGATCGCCATGCGCCAGCCCGGCCTGCAGTCGGTGATCGAGGGCGCGCTGATGCGGGGCGAAGCCGGGCAGGCGCGGCATCTGGTCACCGGACCGACGCACGAGATCACCTACCGTGTCACCGTGACGCCGGTGGCGGGCGAGGGGCTCAGCGGCGCGCTGTGCGTGTTCGAGGATATCACCGAGCAGCAGCAGATCGGCCAGATGCGCCGCGATTTCGTGGCCAATGTCAGCCACGAGCTGCGCACGCCGCTGACCGCGCTGGTCGGATTCATCGAGACGCTGAAGGGCGCCGCGCGCGACGATGCGGTGGCGCGCGCCCGGTTTCTGACCATCATGGAACGCGAGGCCGGCCGGATGAACCGGCTGGTGCGCGATCTGCTGCAGCTGAGCCGGGTCGAGGCCGAGGAACGCCAGCGCCCGACCGAGCGGATCGACCTTGCGGCGATCCTGGGCATGGCCGTGACCGCGCTGCGCCCGATGGCCGAGGAAGCAGGCGTGGTGATCGAGGTGACCGGGATCGCGGGGCCGCTGATCCTGCCCGCCGACGCCGACCAGATGACGCAGGTTTTCCAGAACCTGATTGAAAACGCCGTGAAATACGGCGGGCCGGGCAAGCCGGTCACCATCGATGTCAGCCGGGGGCAGCGCGATCCGGCCCTGCGCGGCCCGGCGGTGCGGATCGACGTGATCGACCGTGGCGAGGGCATCGACGAGGTGCATCTGCCGCGCCTGACCGAGCGGTTCTACCGGGTCGACAACCACCGCTCGCGCGAGAAGGGCGGCACCGGGCTGGGGCTGGCGATCGTCAAGCACATCGTCCACCGCCACCGCGGCCGCTTCCGCATCGAGTCGGTGCGCGGCAAGGGCAGCCGTTTCACCGTGATCCTGCCGGAAAATTGA
- a CDS encoding 3-deoxy-7-phosphoheptulonate synthase class II: protein MTKGWKKSDWRAKPRVQMPDYPDTPALNAVEAQLAKYPPLVFAGEARRLKKLLGQVAEGKAFLLQGGDCAESFAEFSADNIRDTFRVMLQMAVVLTYGAKVPVVKVGRMAGQFAKPRSAPTEVIDGLTLPSYRGDIIHGFEPTEAARRPDPQRMLQAYTQAAASLNLLRAFSTGGFADIHRVHSWTLGFAENDKAERYRELSNRISDALDFMSAAGVDGSNVHQLATVDFYTSHEALLLEYEEALCRTDSLTGQQLAGSGHMIWIGDRTRQIDGAHVEFCRGVMNPIGLKCGPSMTAEDLKVLLATLNPENEPGRLSLIVRFGAGKVAEHLPRLIQTVRGEGANVAWICDPMHGNTIKSDSGYKTRPFDKVLREVREFFGVHKAEGTIPGGVHFEMTGKDVTECTGGLRAVTDEDLSSRYHTACDPRLNASQSLELAFLVAEELSELRAEKRRMAL from the coding sequence ATGACCAAGGGCTGGAAGAAATCGGACTGGCGCGCGAAACCGCGGGTGCAGATGCCCGATTACCCGGATACCCCGGCACTGAACGCCGTCGAGGCGCAGCTTGCCAAGTATCCGCCGCTGGTCTTTGCCGGCGAGGCGCGGCGGCTGAAGAAGCTGCTGGGCCAGGTGGCCGAAGGCAAGGCGTTCCTGCTGCAGGGCGGAGACTGCGCCGAAAGCTTTGCCGAATTCAGCGCCGACAACATCCGCGACACCTTCCGCGTGATGCTTCAGATGGCGGTGGTGCTGACCTATGGCGCCAAGGTGCCCGTGGTGAAGGTCGGGCGCATGGCCGGGCAGTTCGCCAAGCCGCGTTCCGCCCCGACCGAGGTGATCGACGGGCTCACGCTGCCGTCCTACCGCGGCGACATCATCCACGGCTTCGAGCCGACCGAGGCGGCGCGCCGCCCCGACCCGCAGCGCATGTTACAGGCCTATACCCAGGCGGCGGCCAGCCTTAACCTGCTGCGCGCCTTTTCGACCGGCGGCTTTGCCGACATCCACCGGGTGCATTCCTGGACGCTGGGTTTTGCCGAGAACGACAAGGCCGAACGCTACCGCGAGTTGTCGAACCGGATTTCCGACGCTCTCGACTTCATGTCGGCGGCGGGCGTCGATGGCAGCAACGTGCATCAACTGGCCACGGTGGATTTCTATACCAGCCACGAGGCGCTGCTGCTGGAATACGAAGAGGCGCTGTGCCGGACCGACAGCCTGACCGGCCAGCAACTTGCGGGCTCGGGCCACATGATCTGGATCGGTGACCGCACCCGGCAGATCGACGGTGCGCATGTCGAGTTCTGCCGGGGGGTGATGAACCCGATCGGCCTGAAGTGCGGCCCCTCCATGACGGCCGAAGACCTGAAGGTGCTGCTGGCGACGCTGAACCCGGAAAATGAACCGGGGCGTCTGTCGCTGATCGTGCGCTTTGGCGCGGGCAAGGTGGCCGAGCATCTGCCGCGACTGATCCAGACCGTGCGCGGCGAAGGCGCCAATGTCGCCTGGATCTGCGATCCGATGCACGGCAACACCATCAAGTCCGACTCGGGCTACAAGACGCGGCCGTTCGACAAGGTGCTGCGCGAGGTGCGCGAGTTCTTCGGCGTCCACAAGGCCGAGGGCACCATCCCCGGCGGCGTGCATTTCGAGATGACCGGCAAGGACGTGACCGAATGCACCGGCGGCCTGCGCGCTGTGACCGACGAGGATCTGTCGAGCCGCTACCACACCGCCTGCGACCCGCGTCTGAACGCCAGCCAGTCGCTGGAACTGGCCTTCCTCGTGGCCGAGGAACTTTCGGAACTGCGTGCCGAAAAGCGCCGGATGGCGCTGTAG
- a CDS encoding YicC/YloC family endoribonuclease: MITSMTGFASRKAQGAGYEWLWDIRSVNGKGLDLRLRLPDWIDGLEAPLRAEVTRAMSRGNVNLTLKVNRIAGDGAEALRVNTATLRAVLSALAEVEAAAMDRGLTLSQASQAEVLGMRGVLEMAAPEDDTAPLRAALLADLPGAMAELAAMRRAEGAALAQVIAAQLDRIAALTADAAHEAEARRDAAAASLREALARLLSAAEGLDATRIAQELALLAVKSDVTEELDRLAAHVAAARALLEEPGPVGRKFDFLMQEFMREANTLCSKAQALALTRIGLDLKTVIDQMREQVQNVE; the protein is encoded by the coding sequence ATGATCACCTCGATGACCGGATTTGCCAGCCGCAAGGCGCAGGGCGCCGGATACGAATGGCTCTGGGACATCCGGTCGGTCAATGGCAAGGGGCTGGACCTGCGGCTGCGCCTGCCCGACTGGATCGACGGGCTGGAGGCGCCGCTGCGCGCCGAAGTGACCCGCGCCATGTCTCGGGGAAATGTCAATCTGACGCTGAAGGTCAACCGCATCGCAGGCGACGGGGCCGAGGCGCTGCGGGTCAATACCGCCACGCTGCGCGCCGTGCTGTCGGCGCTGGCCGAGGTCGAGGCGGCGGCGATGGACCGGGGCCTGACGCTGTCGCAGGCCAGCCAGGCCGAGGTGCTGGGGATGCGCGGCGTGCTGGAAATGGCCGCCCCCGAGGATGATACCGCCCCGTTGCGCGCCGCCCTGCTGGCCGACCTGCCGGGGGCGATGGCCGAGCTTGCGGCAATGCGCAGGGCCGAAGGTGCGGCGCTGGCCCAGGTGATCGCGGCACAGCTAGACCGCATCGCCGCCCTGACGGCCGATGCGGCGCACGAGGCCGAAGCCCGGCGCGACGCGGCGGCGGCCAGCCTGCGCGAGGCGCTGGCGCGGCTCTTGTCGGCCGCCGAAGGGCTGGATGCGACGCGCATCGCGCAGGAACTGGCGCTGCTGGCGGTGAAGTCGGATGTGACAGAGGAGCTTGACCGGCTGGCGGCCCATGTCGCGGCGGCGCGGGCGCTGCTGGAAGAACCGGGGCCGGTCGGGCGCAAGTTCGACTTCCTGATGCAGGAATTCATGCGCGAGGCCAATACGCTGTGTTCCAAGGCGCAGGCGCTGGCGCTGACCCGCATCGGGCTTGACCTGAAGACGGTCATCGATCAGATGCGCGAACAGGTTCAGAACGTGGAATGA
- a CDS encoding GlxA family transcriptional regulator: protein MSSPPRKATQTSKDAVARRFVFLLLDRFTLLSFAGAIEPLRIANRVSGENLYRWALAGEGGDAIACSNGASFKLDMGLDEIDRDDTVLVCGGIDVQRASSRAVIGWLRREARRGVIIGGLCTGAYAVAKAGLLDGKKATIHWENQDGFLEEFEDVKLTKSVFVIDGNRLTTAGGTSSIDLMLKIIATDHGDELANTVADQLIYSAIRTDQDTQRLSIPTRIGVRHPKLSQVIQMMEGNIEDPMSPADLAEEVGMSTRQLERLFRRYLNRSPKRYYMELRLQKARNLLMQTDMSVINVALACGFASPSHFSKCYRAHYNTTPYRERGTQGAVGTGVRLSI, encoded by the coding sequence ATGTCCAGCCCGCCGCGCAAAGCCACCCAGACCAGCAAGGACGCCGTGGCGCGGCGCTTTGTATTTCTGCTGCTGGACCGTTTCACGCTGCTGTCCTTTGCCGGGGCGATCGAACCCCTGCGCATCGCCAACCGGGTTTCGGGCGAAAACCTCTACCGCTGGGCGCTGGCGGGCGAAGGCGGCGACGCCATCGCCTGTTCCAACGGTGCCAGTTTCAAGCTGGACATGGGGCTGGACGAGATCGACCGCGACGACACCGTGCTGGTCTGCGGCGGCATCGACGTGCAGCGCGCCTCCAGCCGCGCGGTGATCGGCTGGCTGCGGCGCGAGGCGCGGCGCGGCGTGATCATCGGCGGCCTTTGCACCGGGGCCTATGCCGTGGCCAAGGCCGGGCTGCTGGACGGCAAGAAGGCGACGATCCATTGGGAAAACCAGGACGGCTTCCTTGAGGAATTCGAGGATGTGAAGCTGACCAAGTCGGTGTTCGTGATCGACGGCAACCGGCTGACCACCGCAGGGGGCACCTCGTCGATCGACCTGATGCTGAAGATCATCGCCACCGACCACGGCGACGAACTGGCCAACACCGTGGCCGACCAGCTGATCTATTCCGCGATCCGCACCGACCAGGACACGCAGCGCCTGTCGATCCCGACCCGGATCGGCGTGCGCCACCCCAAGCTGAGCCAGGTCATCCAGATGATGGAAGGCAACATCGAAGACCCGATGAGCCCGGCCGATCTGGCCGAAGAGGTCGGCATGTCGACCCGGCAGCTGGAACGGCTGTTCCGCCGTTACCTTAACCGCAGCCCCAAGCGCTATTACATGGAGTTGCGGCTGCAGAAGGCGCGCAACCTGCTGATGCAGACCGACATGAGCGTGATCAACGTCGCACTCGCCTGCGGCTTTGCCAGCCCTTCGCATTTCTCGAAATGCTACCGGGCGCATTACAACACCACCCCCTACCGCGAGCGCGGCACGCAAGGTGCCGTGGGCACCGGGGTGCGGCTGTCGATCTGA
- the gmk gene encoding guanylate kinase, translating into MPQTPSRRGLLLILSSPSGAGKSTLARRLMAWDPGIRFSVSATTRAPRSGELDGREYYFRSRPDFEAMVATGDMLEHAEVFGNLYGSPRGPVEQALLDGRDTLFDIDWQGGQQIRNSALGRDVVSIFILPPSISELEQRLRGRAQDSDAVIAERMEKSRDEISHWAEYDYVLVNRDIDDAETALRTILSAERLRRDRQPALTDFVRGLNKEFETR; encoded by the coding sequence ATGCCCCAGACCCCCAGCCGCCGCGGGCTGCTGCTCATCCTGTCGTCGCCGTCGGGGGCGGGCAAGTCGACGCTGGCGCGGCGGCTGATGGCGTGGGACCCGGGCATCCGCTTTTCGGTCTCTGCCACCACCCGCGCCCCGCGCAGCGGCGAGCTCGATGGCCGCGAATACTATTTCCGCTCGCGCCCCGATTTCGAGGCGATGGTGGCGACCGGCGACATGCTCGAACATGCCGAGGTGTTCGGCAACCTCTACGGCTCGCCGCGCGGCCCGGTGGAACAGGCGCTGCTCGACGGGCGCGACACGCTGTTCGACATCGACTGGCAGGGCGGCCAGCAGATCCGCAACTCTGCCCTCGGCCGCGACGTGGTGTCGATCTTCATCCTGCCGCCGTCGATCTCGGAACTGGAGCAGCGCCTGCGCGGCCGCGCCCAGGACAGCGACGCGGTGATCGCCGAGCGGATGGAAAAAAGCCGTGACGAGATCAGCCACTGGGCCGAATATGACTATGTGCTGGTCAACCGCGACATCGACGATGCCGAGACTGCGCTGCGCACCATCCTGTCGGCCGAACGCCTGCGCCGCGACCGCCAGCCGGCCCTGACCGATTTCGTGCGGGGCCTGAACAAGGAGTTCGAGACGCGATGA
- a CDS encoding aminotransferase class I/II-fold pyridoxal phosphate-dependent enzyme, with protein MSDIPENLVRRTPWPESVSRPVGTPLQPSVVYASDSPDQLDAQYAGQVKGYTYAREGHPNAEVLAAKIDALEGATGGLIVGSGMAAVTACLMGLLSAGDHVLGGDTLYGRSLRLMTQDLARFGIATSLADPTDVAAMARALRPETKMVLIEVVSNPTLRVADLAGIAALCGERGVLLAVDSTFCTPRGLRPFEHGADVVIHSVTKLLAGHSDVTLGYVACRDAGHRKAVYDFAVTTGLTPSPFDCWLAERGLYSFHLRYDRAEENAAALASHLAGLRGIRRVIYPLRPDHPDHARAVALLGTRGGNMLSFELDGGREAANALTRAMPGLAFAPTLGDVGTTLSHPASSSHRAVPEAARAAVGISEGFFRISVGVEDIALLTRDFSAGVAAALAAG; from the coding sequence ATGTCCGACATTCCCGAAAACCTGGTGCGCCGCACGCCCTGGCCCGAAAGCGTCAGCCGCCCGGTCGGCACGCCGCTGCAACCCTCGGTGGTCTATGCCTCCGACAGCCCCGACCAGCTTGATGCGCAATATGCGGGGCAGGTGAAAGGCTACACCTATGCCCGCGAGGGGCACCCCAATGCCGAGGTGCTGGCGGCCAAGATCGACGCGCTGGAGGGGGCCACGGGCGGTCTGATCGTCGGGTCGGGCATGGCGGCGGTGACGGCCTGCCTGATGGGGCTGCTGTCGGCAGGCGATCATGTGCTGGGCGGCGACACGCTTTACGGCCGGTCGCTGCGGCTGATGACGCAGGATCTGGCGCGCTTCGGCATCGCGACCAGCCTTGCCGACCCGACCGATGTCGCGGCGATGGCGCGGGCGCTGCGGCCTGAAACGAAGATGGTGCTGATCGAGGTGGTATCCAACCCGACGCTGCGGGTGGCCGATCTGGCCGGCATCGCCGCGCTCTGCGGCGAGCGGGGCGTGTTGCTGGCGGTGGACAGCACCTTCTGCACGCCGCGCGGCCTGCGCCCGTTCGAGCATGGCGCGGATGTGGTGATCCATTCGGTGACCAAGCTGCTGGCCGGGCATTCCGACGTGACGCTGGGCTATGTCGCCTGCCGGGATGCCGGCCATCGCAAGGCAGTCTATGACTTCGCGGTCACCACCGGCCTGACGCCAAGCCCGTTCGACTGCTGGCTGGCCGAGCGCGGGCTTTACAGCTTTCATCTGCGCTATGACCGGGCGGAGGAGAATGCGGCGGCCCTGGCCAGCCATCTGGCGGGGTTGCGCGGCATCAGGCGGGTGATCTATCCGTTGCGCCCCGATCATCCCGACCATGCGCGGGCCGTGGCGCTGCTTGGCACGCGGGGCGGCAACATGCTGTCATTCGAGCTGGACGGCGGGCGCGAGGCGGCCAATGCCCTGACCCGCGCCATGCCCGGCCTGGCGTTTGCCCCGACGCTGGGCGATGTGGGCACCACGCTTTCGCACCCCGCATCCAGCAGCCACCGGGCGGTGCCCGAGGCGGCGCGGGCCGCGGTGGGGATCAGCGAAGGGTTCTTCCGCATCTCGGTCGGGGTCGAGGACATCGCGCTGCTGACGCGCGATTTCAGCGCCGGGGTGGCTGCCGCGCTGGCCGCAGGCTAG